The following coding sequences are from one Coffea arabica cultivar ET-39 chromosome 11e, Coffea Arabica ET-39 HiFi, whole genome shotgun sequence window:
- the LOC113718286 gene encoding protein LYK2-like: protein MQIPTPKDSVHESALFRETITSLLQYICCSSNQFLLFLINFQPTWASTFRLSLLLEASGFSAASTESLPHNQPPLIPVDFRRNGAVFVVIGLLAKMWIVGVYIAIAAIAFGLSVATAAAFLLFQWKRRKHGQCKNADVELQQLSLSVRTTSEKKVSFDGSNDDSLNSHTIDTTPHKTVLVETYGTEELRKATEDFSSANLIEDSVFHGRLNGKNLAIKRTSMETISKIELGLFYDAIHHHPNIIRLLGTSSSMTEGSESDSFLVFEYARNGSLKDWLHGGLAMKSQFIESCYCFLTWNQRLKICLDVATAIQFMHHIMHPAYVHRNIKSRNVFLDEDFNAKVGNFAMARCVEDRVEDQQSNPSPPASWTKGYLAPEYLQQGVIAPSIDIFAFGVILLEILSGQTPMIRADLKGDDYICLSQKIKFILQSDNAEELREWIDNALGENYSFDAAVTLANLARACVEDDASLRPNAGEIVEKLSRLVEELPEGDQFATCESSCKPLVKAAATAM, encoded by the exons ATGCAAATCCCAACTCCCAAGGATTCTGTCCATGAATCTGCACTTTTCCGGGAAACA ATAACAAGCTTGTTGCAGTACATTTGCTGTTCTTCAAACCAATTCTTACTGTTCCTGATCAATTTTCAACCTACTTGGGCATCAACCTTTCGACTTTCGTTGCTCTTAGAAGCATCTGGCTTTTCTGCTGCTAGCACTGAATCCCTTCCCCATAATCAGCCTCCGCTGATCCCGGTTGATTTCAGACGCAATGGAGCAGTATTCGTGG TAATTGGGCTCCTTGCCAAGATGTGGATAGTTGGCGTTTACATTGCTATTGCTGCAATTGCATTTGGGTTAAGTGTTGCTACTGCAGCAGCTTTCCTACTCTTTCAGTGGAAGAGGAGGAAGCATGGCCAATGTAAGAATGCAGATGTTGAGCTGCAACAGCTTAGTTTGAGCGTAAGAACTACCAGCGAGAAGAAAGTTTCATTCGACGGATCCAATGACGATTCTCTTAACAGTCACACGATCGACACCACCCCACATAAAACAGTACTGGTTGAGACATATGGTACTGAAGAACTGAGAAAGGCGACAGAGGATTTCAGTTCAGCTAATCTCATTGAGGATTCTGTATTCCATGGTCGTCTAAATGGAAAGAACTTGGCGATAAAGCGTACATCGATGGAAACCATCTCAAAGATTGAGCTTGGGCTTTTTTATGATGCCATCCACCATCATCCCAATATAATCAGGCTTTTAGGGACCTCCAGCAGTATGACAGAGGGCTCTGAGTCTGATTCCTTCTTGGTTTTTGAATATGCAAGGAATGGATCATTGAAGGACTGGCTTCACGGTGGATTGGCCATGAAGAGCCAATTCATTGAGTCCTGCTATTGCTTCTTGACTTGGAATCAAAGGCTGAAGATCTGCCTAGATGTAGCCACAGCCATACAGTTCATGCACCACATTATGCATCCTGCTTATGTCCACAGAAATATAAAGAGTCGAAACGTATTCTTAGATGAAGATTTCAATGCAAAAGTTGGAAATTTTGCTATGGCTAGATGTGTTGAAGACAGGGTAGAAGACCAGCAATCTAACCCAAGCCCACCTGCCTCCTGGACTAAAGGGTATTTGGCGCCTGAGTATCTTCAACAGGGTGTAATTGCACCAAGCATAGACATTTTTGCTTTCGGCGTCATTTTGCTTGAGATTTTGTCTGGACAAACACCAATGATAAGGGCTGACCTCAAAGGTGATGATTACATTTGTTTGTCTCAGAAAATCAAGTTCATCTTGCAGTCCGATAACGCCGAAGAACTGAGGGAGTGGATAGACAATGCACTGGGAGAGAATTATTCATTTGATGCAGCAGTGACTTTAGCCAACCTTGCAAGAGCCTGTGTCGAAGATGATGCATCTTTAAGGCCGAATGCAGGAGAAATTGTTGAAAAGTTATCAAGATTAGTTGAAGAATTGCCAGAAGGAGATCAGTTTGCTACATGTGAAAGCTCGTGCAAACCACTAGTGAAGGCAGCAGCAACTGCTATGTAA